From the genome of Pedobacter sp. MC2016-14, one region includes:
- the ruvB gene encoding Holliday junction branch migration DNA helicase RuvB, which translates to MNENLDPSSENLSPVERDIEKVLRPQAFDDFTGQEKVMENLKIFVLAAKLRGEPLDHVLLHGPPGLGKTTLSYIIANEMNVGIKVTSGPVLDKPGDLAGLLTNLDTGDILFIDEIHRLSPLVEEYLYSAMEDFKIDIMLESGPNARSVQIGLNPFTLVGATTRSGLLTAPLRARFGINSRLAYYDAKLLTTIVLRSSQILNTPITDEGAYEIARRSRGTPRIANALLRRTRDFAQIKGNGTIDTAIARFALTALNVDEHGLDEMDNKILLTIIDKFKGGPVGLKTIATAVGEDEGTIEEVYEPFLIQEGYLMRTSRGREVTEAAYKHLKRDYLSQSGRLF; encoded by the coding sequence ATGAATGAAAATCTGGATCCATCTTCAGAAAACTTAAGTCCTGTAGAACGAGATATAGAAAAAGTATTGCGCCCGCAAGCTTTTGACGACTTTACGGGACAGGAGAAAGTGATGGAAAATCTTAAGATTTTTGTGCTTGCCGCTAAATTACGTGGCGAACCTTTAGACCATGTGCTACTGCATGGCCCTCCTGGTCTTGGTAAAACCACCTTATCTTACATCATTGCCAATGAAATGAATGTGGGCATTAAGGTAACTTCTGGGCCGGTGCTGGATAAACCCGGAGATTTGGCAGGTCTGCTGACCAATCTGGATACCGGAGACATCCTTTTTATTGACGAAATCCACCGCTTGAGTCCCCTGGTTGAAGAATACCTGTATTCTGCCATGGAAGATTTTAAGATTGACATTATGCTGGAGAGCGGGCCGAATGCGCGCTCTGTTCAAATTGGCTTAAATCCTTTTACATTAGTTGGGGCCACTACCCGTTCTGGTTTGCTGACCGCGCCATTGAGGGCCAGGTTTGGGATCAATTCCCGCTTAGCCTATTACGATGCCAAATTACTGACCACGATTGTATTGCGGTCATCTCAAATTTTAAATACCCCGATTACAGACGAAGGTGCTTATGAAATTGCCAGACGTAGTCGCGGGACACCCCGGATTGCCAATGCGCTGTTGCGCAGAACGCGTGATTTTGCGCAAATTAAAGGCAATGGCACCATTGATACCGCGATTGCCCGCTTTGCTTTAACGGCACTGAATGTAGATGAACATGGTTTGGATGAAATGGACAACAAGATTTTGCTGACCATTATTGATAAATTTAAAGGCGGCCCCGTAGGTTTAAAAACCATAGCCACTGCTGTTGGCGAAGACGAGGGCACCATTGAAGAAGTTTATGAGCCTTTCCTGATCCAGGAAGGTTACCTCATGCGCACTTCACGCGGCAGAGAGGTAACTGAAGCGGCTTATAAACATCTTAAACGGGATTATTTATCGCAATCTGGCAGGTTATTTTAA
- a CDS encoding 3-hydroxybutyryl-CoA dehydrogenase: protein MDMNTIAVIGSGTMGNGIAHTFAQYGYQVNLIDINDEALDRALTTIGKNLDRQVAKAVLTEEQKAETLARLTRFTSIHDGVADVDLVVEAASENLELKLKIFREVAASAKASTILASNTSSISITQIAAATGRADKVIGMHFMNPVPVMKLVEIIRGYSTSDETTKAVMELSEKLGKVPVEVNDYPGFVANRILMPMINEAIYTLYEGVAGVNEIDTVMKLGMAHPMGPLQLADFIGLDVCLAILRVMQSGFGSAKYAPCPLLVNMVMAGKTGVKSGQGFYKY from the coding sequence ATTGATATGAATACTATAGCGGTAATTGGATCTGGCACAATGGGCAATGGCATTGCACATACCTTTGCGCAGTATGGCTATCAGGTAAATTTGATTGACATTAATGATGAGGCGCTGGACAGGGCACTGACTACCATAGGCAAAAACCTGGACAGGCAAGTGGCCAAAGCGGTATTGACCGAAGAGCAGAAAGCGGAAACTTTGGCCAGGCTTACCCGCTTTACCTCTATTCATGATGGTGTTGCGGATGTAGACCTGGTGGTGGAAGCGGCCAGTGAAAATCTGGAACTTAAACTGAAAATATTTAGGGAAGTAGCCGCATCTGCCAAAGCGAGTACCATTTTGGCCAGCAATACTTCTTCTATTTCCATTACCCAAATTGCGGCGGCTACGGGCAGGGCCGATAAAGTGATTGGCATGCATTTTATGAACCCGGTACCGGTGATGAAACTGGTAGAAATTATCCGTGGTTATTCTACGAGTGATGAAACCACTAAAGCCGTGATGGAACTTTCGGAAAAATTAGGGAAAGTACCTGTAGAGGTAAACGACTACCCTGGTTTTGTGGCCAATAGAATTTTGATGCCGATGATCAATGAGGCCATTTATACCTTATATGAGGGTGTAGCGGGCGTAAATGAAATTGATACCGTGATGAAATTGGGCATGGCCCACCCTATGGGGCCTTTGCAACTGGCAGATTTTATAGGTCTGGATGTTTGTCTGGCCATCCTTCGCGTGATGCAATCTGGCTTTGGCAGCGCTAAATATGCACCTTGTCCGCTATTGGTGAACATGGTGATGGCTGGAAAAACCGGAGTAAAATCTGGCCAGGGCTTTTACAAGTACTAA
- the pdxH gene encoding pyridoxamine 5'-phosphate oxidase, with protein MEFTQEDLQNLRQEYRSAELHENEVAKNPIDQFQIWFKAALDAKLYEPNVMTLATADRFGKPSARIVLLKGFDQNGFTFFTNYHSAKGAEMKENPQASLVFFWAELERQIRIDGVVSKIAPELSTEYFQSRPKGSQIGAMASPQSAVLESREVMEQRVAQLSKDYADANVPRPEHWGGYIVEPLHMEFWQGRPSRLHDRINYNLVDGVWVINRLAP; from the coding sequence ATGGAATTTACGCAAGAAGACCTGCAAAACCTACGACAAGAGTACCGCAGTGCCGAGCTTCATGAAAATGAAGTGGCTAAAAACCCGATAGACCAGTTTCAGATTTGGTTTAAGGCTGCCCTGGATGCGAAATTGTACGAACCCAATGTGATGACACTGGCCACTGCGGACAGGTTTGGAAAACCATCGGCCAGGATTGTACTGTTGAAGGGATTTGACCAGAACGGTTTTACGTTTTTTACCAATTACCACAGTGCTAAAGGTGCGGAGATGAAAGAGAACCCACAGGCTTCTCTGGTGTTTTTTTGGGCTGAACTGGAAAGGCAGATCCGGATAGATGGTGTGGTGAGCAAAATTGCTCCTGAATTGTCTACCGAATATTTCCAGAGTCGCCCTAAAGGCAGCCAGATTGGTGCCATGGCTTCTCCTCAAAGTGCCGTATTGGAAAGCAGGGAAGTGATGGAACAAAGGGTAGCGCAGCTAAGTAAAGATTATGCGGATGCCAATGTACCGCGACCAGAGCACTGGGGCGGTTATATTGTGGAGCCTTTGCATATGGAATTTTGGCAGGGTCGCCCTAGCAGGTTGCACGACAGGATCAATTATAACCTGGTTGATGGTGTATGGGTGATTAACAGGCTTGCACCTTAA
- the purE gene encoding 5-(carboxyamino)imidazole ribonucleotide mutase, whose protein sequence is MSIKVGIIMGSKSDLNIMNDAADVLRKFGVDFEMTVVSAHRTPERMFDYAKSAASRGIKVIIAGAGGAAHLPGMVASITVVPVIGVPVKSSNSIDGWDSILSILQMPNGIPVATVALNAAKNAGLLAVQILSTADEALATAMQQYKDELRMAVEETAAELEKIN, encoded by the coding sequence ATGAGCATAAAGGTAGGCATCATCATGGGCAGCAAATCTGATTTAAACATCATGAACGACGCTGCAGATGTATTAAGGAAATTTGGTGTGGATTTTGAAATGACGGTAGTCTCTGCCCACCGTACACCAGAACGCATGTTTGACTACGCCAAAAGCGCAGCATCAAGGGGGATAAAGGTAATTATTGCCGGAGCGGGTGGCGCAGCCCATTTGCCGGGCATGGTGGCTTCTATTACCGTGGTACCTGTAATTGGTGTGCCGGTTAAATCATCTAACTCTATTGATGGATGGGATTCTATCCTTTCTATTTTACAAATGCCAAACGGTATCCCAGTGGCTACGGTAGCGCTAAACGCGGCTAAAAACGCAGGTTTACTGGCCGTGCAAATTCTTTCTACCGCAGATGAAGCGCTGGCTACAGCAATGCAGCAGTATAAAGATGAGCTGCGCATGGCCGTAGAGGAGACTGCTGCCGAACTGGAAAAAATTAACTAA
- a CDS encoding 5-(carboxyamino)imidazole ribonucleotide synthase, with the protein MAKQISELRLGILGGGQLGRMLIQEAINYNVTTLILDPDTDAPCKHLANYFECGSITDFDTVYNFGKKADVITIEIEKVNIEALEQLEKEGKKVFPQARVIRLIQDKGVQKQFFKENDIPTAPFQLVNTKEDLKNCSMAFPYILKQRKDGYDGKGVMKINTYHDIEHAFEVPCLVEELVDFEKEIAVIVSRNSDGEVRTFPMVEMEFNAEANLVEFLISPSTYPDAIQEKAEALAKQIAAALNITGLLAVEMFVTRDGDILVNELAPRPHNSGHHTIEGNYVSQFEQHLRSVCNLPLGDTRSITNAVMINLLGEKGHDGVAKYQGLEKIMAIDGVYVHLYGKKYTKPFRKMGHVTIVDQNREAAIEKANLIKETLKVIS; encoded by the coding sequence ATGGCAAAACAAATAAGTGAGTTGAGATTGGGCATATTAGGCGGCGGACAGTTGGGCAGGATGCTCATTCAGGAAGCCATTAATTACAACGTGACTACCTTAATTCTTGATCCCGATACTGACGCTCCTTGCAAACACCTGGCAAATTATTTTGAATGCGGTTCCATTACTGATTTTGATACCGTTTATAATTTTGGAAAGAAAGCCGATGTGATTACCATTGAAATAGAAAAAGTAAACATTGAAGCGCTGGAACAACTGGAAAAAGAAGGCAAAAAAGTATTCCCTCAGGCCAGGGTAATCCGCCTGATCCAGGACAAAGGCGTTCAGAAACAGTTTTTTAAAGAAAATGACATTCCAACCGCTCCATTCCAGCTGGTAAACACCAAGGAAGACCTTAAAAACTGCAGTATGGCTTTTCCATATATTTTAAAGCAGCGCAAAGATGGTTACGACGGAAAAGGGGTAATGAAAATTAACACCTATCATGACATTGAACATGCTTTTGAGGTGCCTTGCCTGGTAGAAGAACTGGTAGATTTTGAAAAAGAAATAGCGGTAATTGTATCCAGGAACAGTGACGGTGAGGTGCGTACCTTCCCGATGGTGGAAATGGAATTTAATGCCGAAGCCAATCTGGTTGAGTTTCTAATCAGCCCTTCTACTTATCCGGATGCCATTCAGGAAAAAGCAGAAGCACTGGCCAAACAAATTGCCGCAGCCTTAAACATTACCGGCTTACTGGCGGTAGAAATGTTTGTGACCAGGGATGGGGATATTTTGGTGAACGAACTGGCCCCAAGGCCACACAACAGCGGTCACCATACGATAGAAGGAAATTATGTATCGCAGTTTGAACAGCATTTACGTTCGGTTTGTAACCTTCCATTGGGCGATACCCGTTCGATTACGAATGCGGTGATGATTAATTTACTGGGTGAAAAAGGGCATGATGGGGTGGCCAAATACCAGGGACTGGAAAAAATAATGGCCATAGACGGTGTATATGTGCATTTATATGGCAAGAAATATACGAAGCCATTCCGCAAGATGGGACATGTGACGATTGTGGACCAAAACCGCGAAGCGGCGATAGAAAAGGCAAATTTAATTAAGGAAACGCTAAAAGTAATATCATAA
- a CDS encoding aminoacetone oxidase family FAD-binding enzyme, translating to MLILHKNTIINGLMDADAIIIGAGACGLMCAVQAGFLGKRVILLEKGPKPGAKILISGGGRCNYTNLGNSDEQFISANRYFCKSAFTQWTVEDTLSFFETYGISGQEKTLGQIFPAGKNARDIVEVFTSLCHDFGQEIVCNANVTAIQQEGDTFVVSFEDGHAKTQVLRSKKLVIATGGLPIPKMGASDFALRFARRHGLKIVDTAPALVPLTITGKDEEWYAQLSGNSVFCEVSNELISFEENILFTHWGLSGPAILQISSYWRPGTQINIDLLPGQNITELIEQERSNSGKTLLSTLLHRFYARKFTDALQKFLPVAKPVAALTRAELEMIHQTIHEFKVKPAGDKGYDKAEVMRGGIDTNELSSKTLECKNMPGLYFGGECLDVTGWLGGYNFQWAWASGFVIAQQI from the coding sequence ATGCTTATTTTGCACAAAAATACAATTATAAACGGATTGATGGATGCAGATGCTATAATAATTGGTGCAGGGGCCTGCGGATTAATGTGTGCCGTACAGGCTGGTTTTTTAGGTAAAAGGGTTATCTTACTGGAAAAAGGGCCAAAGCCCGGTGCTAAAATATTAATTTCGGGTGGCGGACGCTGCAATTACACCAACCTGGGCAATAGCGATGAGCAGTTCATTTCGGCCAACCGCTATTTCTGCAAATCTGCTTTTACGCAATGGACGGTAGAAGATACGCTTAGTTTTTTTGAAACCTACGGCATCAGCGGACAGGAGAAGACCCTGGGACAAATCTTTCCAGCGGGTAAAAACGCCAGGGACATTGTAGAAGTGTTTACCAGTCTATGCCATGATTTTGGGCAGGAGATCGTCTGCAATGCCAACGTCACAGCAATCCAGCAGGAAGGAGATACTTTTGTGGTCAGTTTTGAGGATGGCCATGCTAAAACGCAGGTACTGCGCAGTAAAAAACTGGTTATCGCTACCGGGGGCTTACCCATCCCAAAAATGGGGGCATCAGATTTCGCCTTGCGTTTTGCACGCCGGCATGGGCTTAAAATTGTAGATACGGCACCTGCATTGGTACCGCTTACCATCACCGGAAAAGATGAGGAATGGTATGCACAGCTTTCGGGCAATAGTGTTTTTTGCGAAGTGAGCAACGAGCTCATCTCTTTTGAAGAGAACATCCTGTTTACACATTGGGGACTCAGCGGACCGGCAATTTTGCAAATCTCTTCGTACTGGCGCCCGGGCACACAAATCAATATTGATCTTTTGCCCGGCCAGAACATTACCGAATTGATTGAGCAGGAGCGGAGCAACAGTGGGAAAACCCTGCTCTCTACTTTGCTGCACCGCTTTTACGCCCGCAAATTTACCGATGCGCTGCAAAAGTTTCTGCCTGTGGCCAAGCCTGTGGCCGCATTAACCAGGGCAGAGCTGGAAATGATCCATCAAACCATTCATGAGTTTAAAGTAAAACCCGCCGGAGATAAAGGTTACGATAAGGCTGAGGTAATGCGGGGCGGCATCGATACCAATGAGTTGTCTTCTAAAACGCTCGAATGTAAAAACATGCCCGGTTTGTATTTCGGTGGCGAATGTTTAGACGTTACAGGTTGGCTGGGCGGTTATAATTTTCAATGGGCCTGGGCAAGTGGTTTTGTCATCGCGCAACAGATTTAA
- a CDS encoding PIN domain-containing protein — MNRLYDTNIILAIIRSNDNNILSFLNPKGVKIYISVATEAEIKSIALRSKWGALRLAKLDAFLDRVNIMEITQHYINTYIEIDTYSQCSNPEFTDYPFKSPRNMGKNDLWIAALAALLGLKLVTTDGDFDHLNKIFFEIDKINSEDFIKFF, encoded by the coding sequence ATGAATCGTTTATACGATACCAATATAATATTAGCGATTATTAGAAGTAATGACAATAACATCCTTTCTTTCTTGAATCCTAAAGGTGTTAAAATCTATATTTCTGTAGCCACTGAAGCGGAAATTAAATCCATTGCGCTCAGATCAAAATGGGGCGCTCTAAGACTAGCTAAGCTGGATGCATTTTTAGATAGGGTGAATATCATGGAAATAACTCAGCACTATATCAATACTTATATTGAAATTGACACCTATTCTCAATGCAGTAACCCAGAGTTTACTGACTATCCATTCAAATCACCCAGAAACATGGGGAAAAATGATTTATGGATTGCCGCTCTAGCTGCTTTACTTGGATTGAAACTAGTTACTACTGATGGTGATTTTGATCATTTAAACAAGATCTTTTTCGAGATAGATAAAATAAATTCCGAGGATTTTATAAAGTTCTTTTAA
- a CDS encoding endonuclease/exonuclease/phosphatase family protein yields MKKIILFLVLFVSFSCAAQQITVCSWNLKDFGQTKTAAQIDFIAQTLKHFDVVAVQEVVAGPGGPKAVAQLSDALNRTGAKWAYTISHGTSSDRYSKERYAYLWKTSKTALVGEAWLEKKYNLQISREPYMGRFKMGKKQFTLVSFHAIPKAKQPETEIKYLQYFPTVYPTDQLIFCGDFNLSEAHSVFNPLKKAGYPAAFSNQKTSLRQKCINGDCLASEYDNFFYAQAQINCIKAGVVPFHTSFTEVKEARKISDHLPLYFQFALKGSVIK; encoded by the coding sequence TTGAAAAAAATTATATTATTCCTCGTTTTATTTGTCAGCTTTAGCTGCGCGGCACAACAAATCACGGTTTGCTCCTGGAACCTCAAAGATTTCGGACAAACCAAAACAGCGGCTCAGATTGATTTCATTGCTCAAACCCTAAAGCATTTTGATGTGGTGGCGGTACAGGAAGTAGTAGCCGGACCAGGCGGACCAAAAGCGGTGGCGCAGTTGAGCGATGCTTTAAACCGTACGGGCGCCAAATGGGCTTATACCATTAGTCATGGTACCTCAAGTGATAGATACAGCAAGGAGCGTTATGCCTATTTATGGAAAACCAGTAAAACGGCCTTAGTAGGCGAGGCCTGGCTGGAGAAAAAATACAACCTGCAAATTAGTCGGGAACCCTATATGGGGCGTTTTAAAATGGGTAAAAAGCAGTTTACACTGGTGTCTTTCCATGCCATCCCCAAAGCCAAACAGCCAGAAACGGAGATCAAATACCTGCAATATTTTCCAACCGTTTACCCTACAGACCAGCTAATTTTTTGTGGTGATTTTAACCTTTCCGAAGCGCATTCGGTATTTAATCCCTTAAAAAAAGCGGGTTATCCCGCTGCCTTCAGCAATCAGAAAACCTCCTTGCGACAAAAATGCATCAATGGCGATTGCCTGGCTTCAGAATATGACAATTTCTTTTACGCCCAGGCGCAAATCAATTGTATCAAGGCAGGTGTAGTGCCATTTCATACCTCTTTTACGGAGGTTAAGGAGGCCCGAAAAATTTCGGACCATTTACCCCTTTATTTTCAGTTTGCTTTAAAGGGATCAGTCATCAAATAA
- a CDS encoding Hsp70 family protein yields MNKHLYGIDFGTTNSALSIFDEASQQIIATITVPSLIYFPQEAIPGEKNYVVGEQAITGYLADGMKGRFIKSIKQILSRSSFIETRIHNKRYNAADLVALILKDLKAKADELLGYDCQKAVIGRPVFFDDNDPAKDTLAHTRLTKAAQLAGFGEVRFQFEPIGAAFAYERTITKQEKVLVADLGGGTTDFTFLILDPEQAGNKDRKRDNMASGGIYIGGDSFDSAFMWDRGTPYFGKNTLYEATPGKVLTVPVSLFANICSWDQMNFFNGLRIRKDMENYYHYSKNDPKFKNLITLIDNNLGYSVFQSIERTKIELSKQELSAFAYSNMEIEIEEEISLAQYNGIIAKDVAKIAAYLDEFLASNNINPAEIDSLFLTGGTSLVKGVQALFKERFPQVPVNSGDNFTSVAKGLAYSGYLFDD; encoded by the coding sequence ATGAATAAGCACCTTTACGGAATTGATTTTGGAACCACCAATTCTGCACTTTCCATCTTTGATGAAGCAAGCCAACAAATTATTGCCACCATTACCGTTCCCTCGCTGATCTATTTTCCGCAAGAAGCCATTCCGGGCGAAAAAAACTACGTAGTGGGCGAACAGGCCATTACGGGTTACCTGGCCGATGGCATGAAAGGCCGTTTCATCAAATCTATTAAGCAAATTTTATCGCGCAGTAGTTTTATTGAAACCCGCATCCACAACAAAAGGTACAATGCGGCTGATTTGGTGGCGCTGATTTTGAAAGACCTGAAAGCGAAAGCGGATGAGCTGCTGGGATACGACTGCCAGAAAGCCGTGATAGGCCGGCCGGTATTTTTTGACGACAATGACCCTGCTAAAGATACGCTGGCACATACCCGCTTAACCAAGGCCGCTCAACTGGCGGGTTTTGGCGAGGTACGTTTTCAATTTGAACCGATAGGGGCCGCTTTTGCGTATGAGCGCACCATTACCAAACAGGAAAAGGTTTTGGTGGCCGATCTTGGCGGTGGTACTACAGATTTTACCTTTTTAATTCTTGATCCGGAACAGGCGGGCAACAAAGACCGTAAACGGGACAACATGGCATCCGGAGGGATTTACATTGGTGGCGACAGCTTTGATTCGGCCTTTATGTGGGACCGTGGCACGCCTTATTTTGGGAAAAACACCTTATACGAAGCTACACCGGGAAAAGTGCTTACCGTACCCGTATCTTTGTTTGCCAACATCTGTTCCTGGGACCAAATGAACTTCTTTAACGGTTTGCGCATCCGTAAAGACATGGAGAATTACTACCATTACTCTAAAAACGACCCGAAATTTAAAAACCTGATTACGCTGATTGACAATAACCTGGGTTACTCGGTTTTCCAGTCTATAGAGCGTACCAAAATTGAGCTTTCTAAACAGGAACTTTCTGCCTTTGCCTATTCCAATATGGAGATAGAAATTGAGGAGGAGATTTCTTTAGCGCAGTACAATGGCATTATTGCCAAAGACGTGGCGAAGATTGCGGCTTACCTGGATGAATTTTTAGCCAGCAACAACATCAACCCTGCAGAAATAGACAGTCTCTTTTTAACCGGCGGTACCTCATTGGTAAAGGGCGTTCAGGCTTTGTTTAAAGAAAGGTTTCCGCAGGTACCTGTAAATTCTGGTGATAATTTTACCAGTGTAGCCAAAGGGCTTGCCTATAGCGGGTATTTATTTGATGACTGA
- a CDS encoding (2Fe-2S)-binding protein, producing the protein MKNPTTSMVLPEDIPLNLKVNGQNYHLKLQPWVSLLDALREHLQLTGTKKGCDHGQCGACTVLVDGVRINSCLTMAVMKDGAEITTIEGVAALSDQELHPLQQAFINHDAFQCGYCTPGQICSAIGLFNEGKAETLAEVQELMSGNICRCGAYKHINSAIMEVKGGQEHA; encoded by the coding sequence ATGAAAAACCCAACTACATCAATGGTTTTACCGGAGGATATTCCACTGAACCTCAAAGTTAACGGACAAAATTACCACCTTAAACTGCAGCCATGGGTAAGCCTGCTGGATGCCCTGCGGGAACACCTGCAATTAACCGGCACTAAAAAAGGCTGCGACCACGGCCAATGCGGGGCCTGTACGGTACTGGTAGATGGCGTACGGATCAATTCCTGCCTCACCATGGCCGTGATGAAGGATGGGGCAGAAATTACCACTATAGAAGGGGTAGCGGCTTTATCTGATCAGGAATTACATCCTTTACAACAGGCTTTTATCAACCACGATGCCTTTCAATGCGGCTATTGTACACCCGGACAAATCTGCTCGGCCATCGGCCTTTTTAACGAAGGTAAAGCAGAAACTTTAGCAGAAGTTCAGGAACTGATGAGCGGAAACATATGCCGCTGCGGGGCCTATAAACATATCAATTCGGCCATTATGGAAGTAAAAGGAGGACAAGAGCATGCATAA
- a CDS encoding xanthine dehydrogenase family protein subunit M, with translation MHKFSYSRASVPQEALASVGQEPKAKFVAGGTNLFDLMKEHIECPEHLTDINRLDLAKIEGFPDGSLRLGALASNAATAWHPLVEKNYPLLSQAILAGASPQLRNMATNGGNPLQRTRCYYFYDLSTPCNKRTPGTGCSALKGFNRIHAILGTSEHCIATHPSDMCVALMALDARVEVLGLKGSRTIDFADFHRLPGDTPHLDHNLEHGDLITSIDLPAQHFKNVAYLKLRDRQSYAFALVSVAAIIELEGASIKTLRLALGGVAHKPWRNKAAEAALVGKPANAAEFRLFAEHILADAIGYGHNTFKIELAKRAIVRALEMALNAKS, from the coding sequence ATGCATAAATTTAGCTATAGCAGGGCTTCAGTTCCACAAGAAGCACTGGCCAGTGTTGGTCAGGAGCCTAAGGCCAAATTTGTAGCCGGTGGAACAAATTTGTTCGATTTGATGAAAGAACATATCGAATGCCCCGAGCACCTCACGGACATCAACCGACTGGATCTGGCAAAAATTGAAGGTTTTCCTGATGGCAGCCTGCGATTGGGTGCTTTGGCCAGCAATGCCGCTACAGCTTGGCATCCGCTGGTAGAAAAAAACTATCCCTTGCTTTCCCAGGCCATCCTGGCAGGGGCTTCTCCTCAACTCCGGAACATGGCCACCAATGGCGGCAATCCTTTACAACGCACCCGCTGTTATTATTTTTACGATCTTTCTACACCCTGCAACAAAAGGACTCCGGGAACAGGATGCTCGGCTTTAAAAGGCTTTAACCGCATCCACGCCATTCTGGGTACGAGCGAGCATTGTATCGCTACCCATCCATCAGACATGTGCGTGGCTTTAATGGCCCTGGATGCCAGGGTAGAAGTATTGGGTTTAAAGGGGAGCAGGACCATCGATTTTGCAGATTTCCACCGTTTACCGGGAGATACGCCGCATTTGGATCATAACCTGGAACATGGGGACTTAATCACCTCTATCGATTTACCCGCGCAGCATTTTAAAAATGTGGCCTATTTGAAACTGCGCGACAGGCAATCTTATGCCTTCGCACTGGTTTCTGTAGCCGCAATTATAGAACTGGAAGGAGCATCCATCAAAACACTGCGGCTTGCCCTGGGCGGCGTGGCGCATAAGCCATGGCGAAACAAAGCAGCAGAGGCAGCGCTGGTGGGTAAACCTGCCAATGCTGCGGAGTTTCGCCTCTTTGCAGAGCACATCCTGGCCGATGCCATTGGCTACGGGCACAATACTTTTAAAATAGAACTGGCCAAACGCGCCATTGTACGGGCCTTAGAAATGGCTTTAAACGCTAAATCCTAA